The following proteins come from a genomic window of Pangasianodon hypophthalmus isolate fPanHyp1 chromosome 24, fPanHyp1.pri, whole genome shotgun sequence:
- the mef2cb gene encoding myocyte enhancer factor 2cb isoform X2: protein MGRKKIQITRIMDERNRQVTFTKRKFGLMKKAYELSVLCDCEIALIIFNSTNKLFQYASTDMDKVLLKYTEYNEPHESRTNSDIVEALSKKENKGSESPELESALALTPRTEEKYKLINEEFDHMIKTHKIPAVPPSNYDMPVSIPVSNQIYSHPGGSLGNHNLVPLAHHGIQRNSMSPGVTHRPPSAGGLMGADLTTGPGTSAGKDGIPTFYRNGYGNHRNSPGLLVSSGGMNKNMQAKSPPPMNLGMNSRKPDLRVLIPPGTKNNMPSINQRINNSQSAQSLATPVVSVATPTLPGQGMGGYPSAISTSYGTEYSLSSADLSSLSGFSSANTLHLGSMSGWQQQHLQNMQHSALGQLGNCTSTHLCQGSNLSLPSTQSLHIKSEPVSPPRDRSSSTTPGGYAPPPSHPQQHQAPPPQQAPPPQGRSPADSLSSEGSERDEHRPDFHSPLGMGRPGLDERDSPSVKRVRLSEGWAT, encoded by the exons GTGACATTCACCAAGAGGAAGTTTGGACTGATGAAGAAAGCTTATGAGCTGAGTGTGCTATGCGACTGTGAGATTGCCCTCATCATCTTCAACAGCACCAACAAGCTCTTCCAGTACGCGAGCACCGACATGGACAAAGTGTTACTGAAGTACACAGAGTACAACGAGCCTCATGAGAGCAGGACCAATTCTGACATTGTGGAG GCGTTGAGCAAGAAGGAGAACAAAGGCAGCGAGAGCCCGGAGCTTGAGTctgctctcgctctcactcCACGCACAGAAGAGAAATACAAACTGATAAACGAAGAGTTTGATCATATGATCAAGACTCATAAGATCCCT GCCGTGCCCCCTTCCAACTATGACATGCCAGTGTCCATCCCAGTGAGCAACCAGATCTACAGCCACCCTGGAGGATCCCTAGGCAACCATAACCTGGTTCCACTGGCCCATCACGGCATACAGAGGAACAGCATGTCCCCAGGTGTCACACACAGGCCTCCAAGTGCAG GCGGTCTGATGGGTGCCGATCTCACCACAGGCCCTGGCACCAGTGCTGGTAAGGATGGCATCCCCACCTTCTACA gaAACGGCTATGGAAACCACCGTAACTCTCCTGGATTGCTGGTGTCCTCTGGGGGTATGAACAAGAACATGCAGGCCAAGTCGCCCCCACCAATGAACCTGGGCATGAACAGCCGAAAGCCTGACCTGCGCGTGCTCATCCCGCCAGGAACCAAGAACAACATGCCCTCAATC AATCAGAGAATAAACAACTCGCAGTCCGCACAGTCATTGGCCACCCCTGTGGTTTCTGTGGCAACACCCACTCTACCGGGCCAGGGCATGGGCGGCTACCCTTCAGCGATCTCCACCTCCTATGGTACTG AATATTCTCTAAGCAGTGCCGACCTGTCATCTCTATCTGGCTTTAGCAGTGCCAACACCCTGCACCTGGGCTCAATGAGTGGctggcagcagcagcacctCCAGAACATGCAGCACTCTGCCCTCGGCCAGCTGGG AAATTGCACTAGCACTCACTTATGTCAGGGTTCAAATCTCTCCCTGCCCTCTACCCAAAGCCTGCACATCAAGTCCGAACCTGTTTCTCCTCCTAGAGACCGCTCCAGCAGCACCACGCCTGGCGGCtatgccccgcccccttcccacCCGCAGCAGCACCAGGCCCCACCCCCGCAACAGGCTCCGCCCCCACAGGGCCGCTCGCCAGCCGACAGCCTGAGCAGCGAGGGCAGTGAGCGCGATGAGCACCGGCCCGACTTCCACTCACCCCTTGGCATGGGCCGGCCTGGCCTGGACGAGCGCGACAGTCCCTCTGTCAAGCGAGTCCGCCTTTCTGAGGGCTGGGCCACATGA
- the mef2cb gene encoding myocyte enhancer factor 2cb isoform X3 produces the protein MGRKKIQITRIMDERNRQVTFTKRKFGLMKKAYELSVLCDCEIALIIFNSTNKLFQYASTDMDKVLLKYTEYNEPHESRTNSDIVETLRKKGLNGCDSPDPDADDSVGHSPESEDKYRKINEDIDLMISRQRLCAVPPSNYDMPVSIPVSNQIYSHPGGSLGNHNLVPLAHHGIQRNSMSPGVTHRPPSAGGLMGADLTTGPGTSAGKDGIPTFYRNGYGNHRNSPGLLVSSGGMNKNMQAKSPPPMNLGMNSRKPDLRVLIPPGTKNNMPSINQRINNSQSAQSLATPVVSVATPTLPGQGMGGYPSAISTSYEYSLSSADLSSLSGFSSANTLHLGSMSGWQQQHLQNMQHSALGQLGNCTSTHLCQGSNLSLPSTQSLHIKSEPVSPPRDRSSSTTPGGYAPPPSHPQQHQAPPPQQAPPPQGRSPADSLSSEGSERDEHRPDFHSPLGMGRPGLDERDSPSVKRVRLSEGWAT, from the exons GTGACATTCACCAAGAGGAAGTTTGGACTGATGAAGAAAGCTTATGAGCTGAGTGTGCTATGCGACTGTGAGATTGCCCTCATCATCTTCAACAGCACCAACAAGCTCTTCCAGTACGCGAGCACCGACATGGACAAAGTGTTACTGAAGTACACAGAGTACAACGAGCCTCATGAGAGCAGGACCAATTCTGACATTGTGGAG ACATTGAGAAAGAAGGGCCTAAATGGGTGTGACAGCCCCGACCCAGATGCAGACGATTCAGTCGGTCACAGCCCTGAGTCTGAGGACAAGTACCGCAAAATCAACGAGGACATAGACCTAATGATCAGCAGACAGAGACTGTGT GCCGTGCCCCCTTCCAACTATGACATGCCAGTGTCCATCCCAGTGAGCAACCAGATCTACAGCCACCCTGGAGGATCCCTAGGCAACCATAACCTGGTTCCACTGGCCCATCACGGCATACAGAGGAACAGCATGTCCCCAGGTGTCACACACAGGCCTCCAAGTGCAG GCGGTCTGATGGGTGCCGATCTCACCACAGGCCCTGGCACCAGTGCTGGTAAGGATGGCATCCCCACCTTCTACA gaAACGGCTATGGAAACCACCGTAACTCTCCTGGATTGCTGGTGTCCTCTGGGGGTATGAACAAGAACATGCAGGCCAAGTCGCCCCCACCAATGAACCTGGGCATGAACAGCCGAAAGCCTGACCTGCGCGTGCTCATCCCGCCAGGAACCAAGAACAACATGCCCTCAATC AATCAGAGAATAAACAACTCGCAGTCCGCACAGTCATTGGCCACCCCTGTGGTTTCTGTGGCAACACCCACTCTACCGGGCCAGGGCATGGGCGGCTACCCTTCAGCGATCTCCACCTCCTATG AATATTCTCTAAGCAGTGCCGACCTGTCATCTCTATCTGGCTTTAGCAGTGCCAACACCCTGCACCTGGGCTCAATGAGTGGctggcagcagcagcacctCCAGAACATGCAGCACTCTGCCCTCGGCCAGCTGGG AAATTGCACTAGCACTCACTTATGTCAGGGTTCAAATCTCTCCCTGCCCTCTACCCAAAGCCTGCACATCAAGTCCGAACCTGTTTCTCCTCCTAGAGACCGCTCCAGCAGCACCACGCCTGGCGGCtatgccccgcccccttcccacCCGCAGCAGCACCAGGCCCCACCCCCGCAACAGGCTCCGCCCCCACAGGGCCGCTCGCCAGCCGACAGCCTGAGCAGCGAGGGCAGTGAGCGCGATGAGCACCGGCCCGACTTCCACTCACCCCTTGGCATGGGCCGGCCTGGCCTGGACGAGCGCGACAGTCCCTCTGTCAAGCGAGTCCGCCTTTCTGAGGGCTGGGCCACATGA
- the mef2cb gene encoding myocyte enhancer factor 2cb isoform X4 yields the protein MGRKKIQITRIMDERNRQVTFTKRKFGLMKKAYELSVLCDCEIALIIFNSTNKLFQYASTDMDKVLLKYTEYNEPHESRTNSDIVETLRKKGLNGCDSPDPDADDSVGHSPESEDKYRKINEDIDLMISRQRLCAVPPSNYDMPVSIPVSNQIYSHPGGSLGNHNLVPLAHHGIQRNSMSPGVTHRPPSAGGLMGADLTTGPGTSAGNGYGNHRNSPGLLVSSGGMNKNMQAKSPPPMNLGMNSRKPDLRVLIPPGTKNNMPSINQRINNSQSAQSLATPVVSVATPTLPGQGMGGYPSAISTSYGTEYSLSSADLSSLSGFSSANTLHLGSMSGWQQQHLQNMQHSALGQLGNCTSTHLCQGSNLSLPSTQSLHIKSEPVSPPRDRSSSTTPGGYAPPPSHPQQHQAPPPQQAPPPQGRSPADSLSSEGSERDEHRPDFHSPLGMGRPGLDERDSPSVKRVRLSEGWAT from the exons GTGACATTCACCAAGAGGAAGTTTGGACTGATGAAGAAAGCTTATGAGCTGAGTGTGCTATGCGACTGTGAGATTGCCCTCATCATCTTCAACAGCACCAACAAGCTCTTCCAGTACGCGAGCACCGACATGGACAAAGTGTTACTGAAGTACACAGAGTACAACGAGCCTCATGAGAGCAGGACCAATTCTGACATTGTGGAG ACATTGAGAAAGAAGGGCCTAAATGGGTGTGACAGCCCCGACCCAGATGCAGACGATTCAGTCGGTCACAGCCCTGAGTCTGAGGACAAGTACCGCAAAATCAACGAGGACATAGACCTAATGATCAGCAGACAGAGACTGTGT GCCGTGCCCCCTTCCAACTATGACATGCCAGTGTCCATCCCAGTGAGCAACCAGATCTACAGCCACCCTGGAGGATCCCTAGGCAACCATAACCTGGTTCCACTGGCCCATCACGGCATACAGAGGAACAGCATGTCCCCAGGTGTCACACACAGGCCTCCAAGTGCAG GCGGTCTGATGGGTGCCGATCTCACCACAGGCCCTGGCACCAGTGCTG gaAACGGCTATGGAAACCACCGTAACTCTCCTGGATTGCTGGTGTCCTCTGGGGGTATGAACAAGAACATGCAGGCCAAGTCGCCCCCACCAATGAACCTGGGCATGAACAGCCGAAAGCCTGACCTGCGCGTGCTCATCCCGCCAGGAACCAAGAACAACATGCCCTCAATC AATCAGAGAATAAACAACTCGCAGTCCGCACAGTCATTGGCCACCCCTGTGGTTTCTGTGGCAACACCCACTCTACCGGGCCAGGGCATGGGCGGCTACCCTTCAGCGATCTCCACCTCCTATGGTACTG AATATTCTCTAAGCAGTGCCGACCTGTCATCTCTATCTGGCTTTAGCAGTGCCAACACCCTGCACCTGGGCTCAATGAGTGGctggcagcagcagcacctCCAGAACATGCAGCACTCTGCCCTCGGCCAGCTGGG AAATTGCACTAGCACTCACTTATGTCAGGGTTCAAATCTCTCCCTGCCCTCTACCCAAAGCCTGCACATCAAGTCCGAACCTGTTTCTCCTCCTAGAGACCGCTCCAGCAGCACCACGCCTGGCGGCtatgccccgcccccttcccacCCGCAGCAGCACCAGGCCCCACCCCCGCAACAGGCTCCGCCCCCACAGGGCCGCTCGCCAGCCGACAGCCTGAGCAGCGAGGGCAGTGAGCGCGATGAGCACCGGCCCGACTTCCACTCACCCCTTGGCATGGGCCGGCCTGGCCTGGACGAGCGCGACAGTCCCTCTGTCAAGCGAGTCCGCCTTTCTGAGGGCTGGGCCACATGA
- the mef2cb gene encoding myocyte enhancer factor 2cb isoform X5, producing the protein MGRKKIQITRIMDERNRQVTFTKRKFGLMKKAYELSVLCDCEIALIIFNSTNKLFQYASTDMDKVLLKYTEYNEPHESRTNSDIVEALSKKENKGSESPELESALALTPRTEEKYKLINEEFDHMIKTHKIPAVPPSNYDMPVSIPVSNQIYSHPGGSLGNHNLVPLAHHGIQRNSMSPGVTHRPPSAGGLMGADLTTGPGTSAGNGYGNHRNSPGLLVSSGGMNKNMQAKSPPPMNLGMNSRKPDLRVLIPPGTKNNMPSINQRINNSQSAQSLATPVVSVATPTLPGQGMGGYPSAISTSYGTEYSLSSADLSSLSGFSSANTLHLGSMSGWQQQHLQNMQHSALGQLGNCTSTHLCQGSNLSLPSTQSLHIKSEPVSPPRDRSSSTTPGGYAPPPSHPQQHQAPPPQQAPPPQGRSPADSLSSEGSERDEHRPDFHSPLGMGRPGLDERDSPSVKRVRLSEGWAT; encoded by the exons GTGACATTCACCAAGAGGAAGTTTGGACTGATGAAGAAAGCTTATGAGCTGAGTGTGCTATGCGACTGTGAGATTGCCCTCATCATCTTCAACAGCACCAACAAGCTCTTCCAGTACGCGAGCACCGACATGGACAAAGTGTTACTGAAGTACACAGAGTACAACGAGCCTCATGAGAGCAGGACCAATTCTGACATTGTGGAG GCGTTGAGCAAGAAGGAGAACAAAGGCAGCGAGAGCCCGGAGCTTGAGTctgctctcgctctcactcCACGCACAGAAGAGAAATACAAACTGATAAACGAAGAGTTTGATCATATGATCAAGACTCATAAGATCCCT GCCGTGCCCCCTTCCAACTATGACATGCCAGTGTCCATCCCAGTGAGCAACCAGATCTACAGCCACCCTGGAGGATCCCTAGGCAACCATAACCTGGTTCCACTGGCCCATCACGGCATACAGAGGAACAGCATGTCCCCAGGTGTCACACACAGGCCTCCAAGTGCAG GCGGTCTGATGGGTGCCGATCTCACCACAGGCCCTGGCACCAGTGCTG gaAACGGCTATGGAAACCACCGTAACTCTCCTGGATTGCTGGTGTCCTCTGGGGGTATGAACAAGAACATGCAGGCCAAGTCGCCCCCACCAATGAACCTGGGCATGAACAGCCGAAAGCCTGACCTGCGCGTGCTCATCCCGCCAGGAACCAAGAACAACATGCCCTCAATC AATCAGAGAATAAACAACTCGCAGTCCGCACAGTCATTGGCCACCCCTGTGGTTTCTGTGGCAACACCCACTCTACCGGGCCAGGGCATGGGCGGCTACCCTTCAGCGATCTCCACCTCCTATGGTACTG AATATTCTCTAAGCAGTGCCGACCTGTCATCTCTATCTGGCTTTAGCAGTGCCAACACCCTGCACCTGGGCTCAATGAGTGGctggcagcagcagcacctCCAGAACATGCAGCACTCTGCCCTCGGCCAGCTGGG AAATTGCACTAGCACTCACTTATGTCAGGGTTCAAATCTCTCCCTGCCCTCTACCCAAAGCCTGCACATCAAGTCCGAACCTGTTTCTCCTCCTAGAGACCGCTCCAGCAGCACCACGCCTGGCGGCtatgccccgcccccttcccacCCGCAGCAGCACCAGGCCCCACCCCCGCAACAGGCTCCGCCCCCACAGGGCCGCTCGCCAGCCGACAGCCTGAGCAGCGAGGGCAGTGAGCGCGATGAGCACCGGCCCGACTTCCACTCACCCCTTGGCATGGGCCGGCCTGGCCTGGACGAGCGCGACAGTCCCTCTGTCAAGCGAGTCCGCCTTTCTGAGGGCTGGGCCACATGA
- the mef2cb gene encoding myocyte enhancer factor 2cb isoform X6, which yields MGRKKIQITRIMDERNRQVTFTKRKFGLMKKAYELSVLCDCEIALIIFNSTNKLFQYASTDMDKVLLKYTEYNEPHESRTNSDIVETLRKKGLNGCDSPDPDADDSVGHSPESEDKYRKINEDIDLMISRQRLCALSKKENKGSESPELESALALTPRTEEKYKLINEEFDHMIKTHKIPAVPPSNYDMPVSIPVSNQIYSHPGGSLGNHNLVPLAHHGIQRNSMSPGVTHRPPSAGGLMGADLTTGPGTSAGKDGIPTFYRNGYGNHRNSPGLLVSSGGMNKNMQAKSPPPMNLGMNSRKPDLRVLIPPGTKNNMPSINQRINNSQSAQSLATPVVSVATPTLPGQGMGGYPSAISTSYGTEYSLSSADLSSLSGFSSANTLHLGSMSGWQQQHLQNMQHSALGQLGNCTSTHLCQGSNLSLPSTQSLHIKSEPVSPPRDRSSSTTPGGYAPPPSHPQQHQAPPPQQAPPPQGRSPADSLSSEGSERDEHRPDFHSPLGMGRPGLDERDSPSVKRVRLSEGWAT from the exons GTGACATTCACCAAGAGGAAGTTTGGACTGATGAAGAAAGCTTATGAGCTGAGTGTGCTATGCGACTGTGAGATTGCCCTCATCATCTTCAACAGCACCAACAAGCTCTTCCAGTACGCGAGCACCGACATGGACAAAGTGTTACTGAAGTACACAGAGTACAACGAGCCTCATGAGAGCAGGACCAATTCTGACATTGTGGAG ACATTGAGAAAGAAGGGCCTAAATGGGTGTGACAGCCCCGACCCAGATGCAGACGATTCAGTCGGTCACAGCCCTGAGTCTGAGGACAAGTACCGCAAAATCAACGAGGACATAGACCTAATGATCAGCAGACAGAGACTGTGT GCGTTGAGCAAGAAGGAGAACAAAGGCAGCGAGAGCCCGGAGCTTGAGTctgctctcgctctcactcCACGCACAGAAGAGAAATACAAACTGATAAACGAAGAGTTTGATCATATGATCAAGACTCATAAGATCCCT GCCGTGCCCCCTTCCAACTATGACATGCCAGTGTCCATCCCAGTGAGCAACCAGATCTACAGCCACCCTGGAGGATCCCTAGGCAACCATAACCTGGTTCCACTGGCCCATCACGGCATACAGAGGAACAGCATGTCCCCAGGTGTCACACACAGGCCTCCAAGTGCAG GCGGTCTGATGGGTGCCGATCTCACCACAGGCCCTGGCACCAGTGCTGGTAAGGATGGCATCCCCACCTTCTACA gaAACGGCTATGGAAACCACCGTAACTCTCCTGGATTGCTGGTGTCCTCTGGGGGTATGAACAAGAACATGCAGGCCAAGTCGCCCCCACCAATGAACCTGGGCATGAACAGCCGAAAGCCTGACCTGCGCGTGCTCATCCCGCCAGGAACCAAGAACAACATGCCCTCAATC AATCAGAGAATAAACAACTCGCAGTCCGCACAGTCATTGGCCACCCCTGTGGTTTCTGTGGCAACACCCACTCTACCGGGCCAGGGCATGGGCGGCTACCCTTCAGCGATCTCCACCTCCTATGGTACTG AATATTCTCTAAGCAGTGCCGACCTGTCATCTCTATCTGGCTTTAGCAGTGCCAACACCCTGCACCTGGGCTCAATGAGTGGctggcagcagcagcacctCCAGAACATGCAGCACTCTGCCCTCGGCCAGCTGGG AAATTGCACTAGCACTCACTTATGTCAGGGTTCAAATCTCTCCCTGCCCTCTACCCAAAGCCTGCACATCAAGTCCGAACCTGTTTCTCCTCCTAGAGACCGCTCCAGCAGCACCACGCCTGGCGGCtatgccccgcccccttcccacCCGCAGCAGCACCAGGCCCCACCCCCGCAACAGGCTCCGCCCCCACAGGGCCGCTCGCCAGCCGACAGCCTGAGCAGCGAGGGCAGTGAGCGCGATGAGCACCGGCCCGACTTCCACTCACCCCTTGGCATGGGCCGGCCTGGCCTGGACGAGCGCGACAGTCCCTCTGTCAAGCGAGTCCGCCTTTCTGAGGGCTGGGCCACATGA
- the mef2cb gene encoding myocyte enhancer factor 2cb isoform X1, which translates to MGRKKIQITRIMDERNRQVTFTKRKFGLMKKAYELSVLCDCEIALIIFNSTNKLFQYASTDMDKVLLKYTEYNEPHESRTNSDIVETLRKKGLNGCDSPDPDADDSVGHSPESEDKYRKINEDIDLMISRQRLCAVPPSNYDMPVSIPVSNQIYSHPGGSLGNHNLVPLAHHGIQRNSMSPGVTHRPPSAGGLMGADLTTGPGTSAGKDGIPTFYRNGYGNHRNSPGLLVSSGGMNKNMQAKSPPPMNLGMNSRKPDLRVLIPPGTKNNMPSINQRINNSQSAQSLATPVVSVATPTLPGQGMGGYPSAISTSYGTEYSLSSADLSSLSGFSSANTLHLGSMSGWQQQHLQNMQHSALGQLGNCTSTHLCQGSNLSLPSTQSLHIKSEPVSPPRDRSSSTTPGGYAPPPSHPQQHQAPPPQQAPPPQGRSPADSLSSEGSERDEHRPDFHSPLGMGRPGLDERDSPSVKRVRLSEGWAT; encoded by the exons GTGACATTCACCAAGAGGAAGTTTGGACTGATGAAGAAAGCTTATGAGCTGAGTGTGCTATGCGACTGTGAGATTGCCCTCATCATCTTCAACAGCACCAACAAGCTCTTCCAGTACGCGAGCACCGACATGGACAAAGTGTTACTGAAGTACACAGAGTACAACGAGCCTCATGAGAGCAGGACCAATTCTGACATTGTGGAG ACATTGAGAAAGAAGGGCCTAAATGGGTGTGACAGCCCCGACCCAGATGCAGACGATTCAGTCGGTCACAGCCCTGAGTCTGAGGACAAGTACCGCAAAATCAACGAGGACATAGACCTAATGATCAGCAGACAGAGACTGTGT GCCGTGCCCCCTTCCAACTATGACATGCCAGTGTCCATCCCAGTGAGCAACCAGATCTACAGCCACCCTGGAGGATCCCTAGGCAACCATAACCTGGTTCCACTGGCCCATCACGGCATACAGAGGAACAGCATGTCCCCAGGTGTCACACACAGGCCTCCAAGTGCAG GCGGTCTGATGGGTGCCGATCTCACCACAGGCCCTGGCACCAGTGCTGGTAAGGATGGCATCCCCACCTTCTACA gaAACGGCTATGGAAACCACCGTAACTCTCCTGGATTGCTGGTGTCCTCTGGGGGTATGAACAAGAACATGCAGGCCAAGTCGCCCCCACCAATGAACCTGGGCATGAACAGCCGAAAGCCTGACCTGCGCGTGCTCATCCCGCCAGGAACCAAGAACAACATGCCCTCAATC AATCAGAGAATAAACAACTCGCAGTCCGCACAGTCATTGGCCACCCCTGTGGTTTCTGTGGCAACACCCACTCTACCGGGCCAGGGCATGGGCGGCTACCCTTCAGCGATCTCCACCTCCTATGGTACTG AATATTCTCTAAGCAGTGCCGACCTGTCATCTCTATCTGGCTTTAGCAGTGCCAACACCCTGCACCTGGGCTCAATGAGTGGctggcagcagcagcacctCCAGAACATGCAGCACTCTGCCCTCGGCCAGCTGGG AAATTGCACTAGCACTCACTTATGTCAGGGTTCAAATCTCTCCCTGCCCTCTACCCAAAGCCTGCACATCAAGTCCGAACCTGTTTCTCCTCCTAGAGACCGCTCCAGCAGCACCACGCCTGGCGGCtatgccccgcccccttcccacCCGCAGCAGCACCAGGCCCCACCCCCGCAACAGGCTCCGCCCCCACAGGGCCGCTCGCCAGCCGACAGCCTGAGCAGCGAGGGCAGTGAGCGCGATGAGCACCGGCCCGACTTCCACTCACCCCTTGGCATGGGCCGGCCTGGCCTGGACGAGCGCGACAGTCCCTCTGTCAAGCGAGTCCGCCTTTCTGAGGGCTGGGCCACATGA